A single Gemmatimonadetes bacterium SCN 70-22 DNA region contains:
- a CDS encoding thioesterase, translating into MPMPFLQDLYPDDYSHCHGCGRLNAHGLHVKSAWQGGECIARFTPAPYHLSMPGYVYGGLIASLIDCHSMATAAGASMVAAGEIPGRDETRRFVTASLHVDYVAPTPIGVELVLNSRAEEVGERKVVVTSRVTAAGVECARGRVVAVRLPAHMAGAGS; encoded by the coding sequence CTGCCGATGCCCTTCCTCCAGGATCTCTATCCCGACGACTACTCGCACTGTCACGGGTGCGGTCGCCTGAACGCGCACGGCCTCCACGTGAAGAGCGCGTGGCAGGGTGGCGAGTGCATCGCCCGCTTCACGCCGGCCCCCTACCATCTGTCCATGCCGGGGTACGTGTATGGCGGGCTGATCGCCTCGCTCATCGACTGCCACTCCATGGCGACGGCGGCCGGCGCCTCGATGGTTGCAGCTGGCGAGATACCAGGACGCGACGAGACGCGCCGCTTCGTCACGGCCTCGCTGCACGTGGACTACGTCGCGCCGACGCCGATCGGGGTCGAGCTGGTCCTGAATTCCCGCGCCGAGGAGGTCGGGGAGCGCAAGGTGGTGGTGACGTCGCGCGTGACGGCGGCCGGCGTGGAATGCGCGCGGGGACGGGTGGTCGCCGTGCGGCTCCCGGCGCACATGGCCGGCGCCGGGAGCTGA
- a CDS encoding gamma-glutamyltransferase, protein MGMQGALTSDHALATAAGADVLRRGGNAVDAAIAMAGVLAVVRPHMNGVGGDNFLLIRMAKTGKVYALNGSGRAGSRATPAFFAQKGMTHVPGSGILSVSVPGAVQAWDDALRRFGTTTLRQALQPAIRYAEQGFPVSTRLSLDIAAEVKKVAADSAMAHTFLVNGEAPAPGTLLVQRELGRTLRAIATGGARAFYQGATARRIADFMEHEGGLLTATDLANHRATWQEPISTTYLGKQVLAFPPNTQGATFLEMLNLAELSDLSAMGRTSADYVHTMVEGAKLAYADRDRYIADPAFADVPVARLISKEYARELGQRIRRDTIAASSAGDGTRDGNGDTVYLTVIDKDGNAVSMIQSLFASFGSGRMVPETGIVLHNRGALFSLEPSHPNIIAPGKRPFHTLSPAMALNEDGSLFATFGTPGGDGQPQTLIQILNNVLRFGMTPQQAVEAPRWRIFGGGRLGVEPGLRDEVRAELGRRGQRVTVQPPSAEFGGAQMIVIDPRSKARMVGSDYRREAYGLAW, encoded by the coding sequence ATGGGGATGCAGGGCGCCCTGACCTCCGACCACGCGCTGGCCACCGCCGCTGGCGCCGACGTCCTCAGGCGCGGCGGCAACGCCGTCGACGCCGCGATCGCGATGGCCGGCGTGCTGGCCGTGGTGCGCCCGCACATGAACGGCGTCGGCGGGGACAACTTCCTCCTCATCCGCATGGCGAAAACGGGGAAGGTCTACGCGCTCAACGGCTCCGGGCGGGCGGGGAGCCGCGCGACACCGGCGTTCTTCGCCCAGAAGGGGATGACGCACGTTCCGGGGTCGGGGATCCTCTCCGTCTCGGTCCCCGGCGCGGTGCAGGCGTGGGACGACGCGCTGCGGCGATTCGGGACGACGACGCTGCGCCAGGCGCTCCAGCCGGCCATTCGTTATGCGGAACAGGGGTTTCCCGTCTCGACCCGCCTATCGCTCGACATCGCGGCCGAGGTGAAGAAGGTTGCCGCCGACAGCGCGATGGCGCATACGTTCCTGGTCAACGGTGAAGCGCCCGCCCCTGGGACGCTCCTGGTCCAGCGCGAGCTCGGCCGGACGCTGCGCGCCATTGCAACTGGCGGGGCGCGCGCCTTCTACCAGGGAGCCACCGCGCGCCGGATCGCCGACTTCATGGAGCATGAGGGAGGGCTGCTCACGGCGACCGACCTCGCCAACCACCGCGCCACCTGGCAGGAGCCCATCAGCACGACCTACCTGGGCAAGCAGGTCCTCGCCTTCCCGCCCAACACCCAGGGGGCCACCTTCCTCGAGATGCTCAACCTCGCCGAGCTGAGCGACCTCTCGGCGATGGGGCGGACCAGTGCCGACTACGTCCACACGATGGTCGAAGGGGCCAAGCTGGCCTACGCCGATCGCGACCGCTACATCGCCGACCCCGCCTTCGCCGACGTCCCGGTGGCGCGACTCATCTCGAAGGAATACGCGCGCGAGCTGGGCCAGCGCATCAGGCGTGACACCATCGCCGCCTCCTCGGCGGGCGACGGCACGCGCGACGGCAACGGCGACACGGTCTACCTCACGGTCATCGACAAGGATGGCAATGCCGTCTCGATGATCCAGTCGCTCTTCGCGTCGTTCGGGAGCGGGCGCATGGTGCCGGAGACCGGGATCGTGCTGCACAACCGCGGCGCCCTGTTCTCGCTCGAGCCCTCGCACCCCAACATCATCGCCCCCGGCAAGCGCCCGTTCCACACGCTGAGCCCAGCCATGGCGCTCAACGAGGACGGCTCGCTCTTCGCCACCTTCGGCACGCCGGGCGGTGACGGACAGCCGCAGACGCTCATCCAGATCCTCAACAACGTACTGCGCTTCGGGATGACGCCGCAGCAAGCCGTGGAGGCGCCGCGCTGGCGGATCTTTGGCGGCGGGCGCCTGGGGGTTGAGCCCGGCCTGCGCGACGAGGTGCGCGCCGAGCTCGGGCGCCGCGGGCAACGCGTCACCGTGCAGCCTCCGAGCGCCGAGTTCGGCGGAGCGCAGATGATCGTCATCGACCCGCGCTCGAAGGCGCGCATGGTGGGGTCGGACTACCGTCGCGAGGCGTACGGACTGGCCTGGTAG